In one Deltaproteobacteria bacterium genomic region, the following are encoded:
- the hemE gene encoding uroporphyrinogen decarboxylase gives MSNSTVKPLVAAARGLTPTRQPIWFMRQAGRYLPEYREVRSKVAFVDLCRSPELAAEVTLQPLRRYDLDAAIIFSDILIPCTAMGQTLTFDKGEGPVLSQPVRSATDLGRLKRADAVRDLGYVGEAIAKTKAGLRSDQTMIGFAGAPFTVASYMIEGGGSKTFTEVKRLLFREPAVFAGLLDLIADVTCDYLAMQVKSGADALMLFDTWAGQLTGFDYRNLVFPVTNKVTAYARTLGVPVTYFPGQGTDRMFNLAGLDVDVISVDWRTTLTAASKTLRDVGLDVAVQGNLDPQILIAPESTVRERVRRILQEARELKLKGHIFNVGHGLLPHTPPESLTWVIDEVRAFR, from the coding sequence ATGAGTAACTCAACTGTGAAGCCACTTGTTGCTGCCGCTCGAGGCCTGACTCCAACGCGCCAACCGATTTGGTTCATGCGCCAGGCTGGTCGCTACCTACCGGAATATAGGGAGGTTAGATCCAAGGTCGCTTTTGTCGATTTATGTCGTAGTCCGGAGTTGGCTGCTGAGGTGACGCTGCAGCCCTTGCGTCGTTATGATCTTGATGCGGCAATTATTTTTTCCGATATTTTGATTCCCTGCACTGCCATGGGTCAAACTTTGACCTTTGATAAGGGCGAGGGTCCGGTTTTATCGCAGCCGGTGAGATCGGCTACCGATTTAGGCCGCCTGAAGCGGGCTGACGCAGTGAGGGATTTAGGCTATGTCGGTGAAGCCATTGCAAAAACAAAAGCTGGTTTGCGTTCCGACCAGACCATGATTGGGTTTGCCGGGGCTCCATTTACAGTGGCTAGCTACATGATCGAGGGTGGGGGTAGTAAGACCTTCACAGAGGTGAAACGCCTACTTTTTAGAGAGCCGGCAGTTTTTGCCGGACTACTTGACCTTATCGCCGATGTTACCTGCGACTATTTGGCTATGCAGGTTAAGAGTGGTGCTGATGCACTGATGCTTTTTGATACATGGGCTGGCCAGTTGACCGGCTTTGACTACCGTAATCTTGTATTCCCCGTGACGAATAAGGTGACGGCTTACGCTCGCACTCTCGGTGTGCCGGTGACCTACTTCCCAGGGCAGGGTACGGACCGTATGTTTAATCTGGCCGGTCTCGACGTTGATGTGATCTCAGTGGATTGGCGGACCACGTTGACCGCGGCGAGTAAAACGCTGCGGGATGTAGGTCTAGACGTCGCAGTTCAAGGCAACTTAGATCCTCAGATTTTGATCGCGCCAGAATCCACCGTGCGAGAGCGTGTTCGCAGAATTCTGCAGGAAGCTCGCGAACTGAAACTGAAGGGCCATATTTTTAATGTTGGGCATGGACTACTGCCGCACACACCGCCCGAGTCGCTGACCTGGGTCATCGATGAGGTACGGGCCTTTCGTTAA
- a CDS encoding acyl-CoA dehydrogenase, whose amino-acid sequence MSIAPLTTLTSDEELFVNEVDKFAHTQIKPLVHSMDETETADKKLLGQLFEMGLMGIEVPTEYGGAGGTFMMAILAVEALAKVDPSISVVCDVQNTLVNNIFLRWGNQEQKQKYLPRLTSRDIGSYCLTEANSGSDAFAMQARAVDQGDHFRLTGKKVFITNAKEANIFVVFANAKPELGYKGITGFIVEKDMPGFALGKKEVKLGIRASSTCEVLLNDVKVPKSHILGEVGVGYKIAIETLNEGRIGIAAQMLGLAEGALAGALTYANQREQFGKKIKEFQGIQMQLAELATKVEAAKLMVYNAARLKDAKKPFIKEAAMAKYLVSEIAEEVASRALEVYGGYGFIKEFPAEKFYRDVKIGKLYEGTSNMQLTTIFKLIDASK is encoded by the coding sequence ATGAGCATAGCGCCACTAACCACATTGACCAGTGATGAAGAACTATTTGTCAACGAGGTCGACAAATTTGCTCACACGCAAATTAAACCTCTGGTTCACAGCATGGACGAGACCGAGACGGCTGATAAAAAATTGCTAGGACAGCTATTTGAAATGGGGCTCATGGGCATCGAGGTCCCTACCGAATATGGTGGTGCTGGCGGCACCTTCATGATGGCAATCCTTGCCGTTGAAGCGCTCGCAAAGGTAGACCCGTCAATTTCTGTGGTGTGTGACGTACAGAACACCTTGGTCAATAATATCTTTCTGCGCTGGGGTAATCAGGAGCAAAAACAGAAATATTTACCAAGACTAACCAGTCGCGATATTGGTTCCTACTGTCTCACGGAGGCAAACAGTGGCTCGGATGCATTCGCCATGCAGGCGCGTGCCGTCGACCAAGGCGACCACTTCCGCCTAACCGGCAAGAAGGTGTTTATCACCAATGCCAAAGAGGCCAACATTTTCGTGGTATTTGCCAACGCCAAACCGGAGCTTGGTTACAAAGGCATTACTGGTTTCATCGTCGAAAAAGATATGCCGGGATTTGCCCTGGGCAAGAAGGAAGTTAAACTCGGCATCCGCGCCTCGAGTACCTGCGAGGTATTGCTCAACGACGTAAAAGTGCCCAAAAGTCACATCTTGGGTGAAGTTGGGGTCGGCTACAAAATCGCTATCGAAACGCTCAACGAAGGGCGGATCGGTATTGCAGCCCAGATGCTTGGGTTGGCCGAAGGCGCTTTGGCGGGGGCTCTCACCTACGCCAACCAAAGAGAGCAATTTGGCAAGAAAATCAAGGAGTTTCAAGGCATCCAGATGCAACTCGCCGAACTCGCCACCAAAGTCGAAGCCGCCAAGCTGATGGTCTACAATGCGGCAAGACTGAAAGATGCCAAAAAGCCGTTTATCAAAGAAGCCGCCATGGCCAAATACCTGGTCTCGGAAATTGCTGAAGAGGTCGCGTCGCGCGCTCTTGAGGTTTACGGCGGCTACGGCTTCATTAAAGAATTCCCTGCAGAGAAGTTTTACCGTGACGTGAAGATCGGCAAACTTTACGAGGGCACTTCAAACATGCAACTCACCACCATCTTCAAGCTTATCGATGCCAGCAAGTAA
- a CDS encoding CAP domain-containing protein, whose protein sequence is MPASKRTGIWSTCLITAVLVGQALPAQAHDPRLRADLIDSLGPIICEGEHEAKPSRLWKRGVFDSQIDSQLLAVKNASVSPRALLAKRARSMATLRHAGGYSYGLCTDGTRGWIASLRAPAPVNIGPKGPWLQLPESLLNNECSGYQIDFASADDAHVRSIASGVTKLNMTDLGRGVISISCQTKTPKWRGPVLWYLVPASLPEDSQAPFSDTFSTGPKTDVSASKLLLAWINKVRQNQNLSQLQIHAALNEAAYRLAVDRSVDHNRTALSGSSNLLAKQGVKLLAEDRVRAENLATMTWLLWFSPRHRASLLRPDATFIGIDISTDQGQSLGILLLGNQMNQST, encoded by the coding sequence ATGCCAGCAAGTAAACGAACTGGGATTTGGTCCACGTGCCTTATTACCGCTGTGCTGGTGGGCCAGGCCTTACCAGCACAGGCTCATGATCCACGGTTAAGAGCAGATTTAATTGATTCTCTGGGCCCTATCATCTGTGAAGGTGAACATGAGGCTAAGCCCTCAAGGCTTTGGAAGCGTGGAGTATTCGACTCCCAGATTGATAGCCAGCTGTTAGCGGTCAAAAATGCGTCAGTCTCCCCTAGGGCGCTTTTAGCAAAACGAGCGCGCAGTATGGCTACGCTGCGTCATGCGGGCGGCTATTCCTACGGGCTATGTACCGACGGTACCCGCGGCTGGATTGCTAGTCTCCGCGCTCCAGCACCGGTAAATATTGGGCCCAAAGGGCCGTGGCTGCAGCTTCCGGAGTCGCTCCTGAATAACGAATGTAGCGGCTATCAGATTGATTTTGCCAGCGCTGACGACGCCCACGTGCGATCCATTGCCTCTGGCGTTACTAAACTCAACATGACAGATCTTGGTCGGGGCGTCATAAGTATTAGCTGTCAAACCAAGACTCCCAAATGGCGCGGCCCGGTCCTTTGGTACCTAGTTCCGGCCTCTCTACCGGAGGATTCTCAGGCGCCATTTTCTGATACGTTTTCGACGGGACCTAAGACTGACGTCTCAGCTTCGAAGCTCCTGCTCGCTTGGATAAACAAGGTGCGGCAGAATCAAAATTTGAGTCAGCTCCAAATCCATGCAGCCCTTAACGAGGCTGCTTACCGGCTCGCCGTCGATCGGTCGGTAGACCACAACCGCACCGCCCTGAGTGGGAGCTCAAATCTACTTGCGAAACAAGGGGTTAAGCTTTTGGCCGAAGATCGCGTTCGGGCTGAGAATTTAGCAACGATGACCTGGCTTCTTTGGTTTTCGCCTCGCCATCGCGCCTCGCTCCTGCGACCAGATGCCACCTTCATTGGTATCGATATCAGTACGGATCAAGGCCAAAGCTTAGGCATCCTCTTGCTAGGTAATCAGATGAATCAAAGCACCTGA
- the moeB gene encoding molybdopterin-synthase adenylyltransferase MoeB codes for MPSRRGTDLFRVAAEIAQRAESVTLNSTELARYSRHVLLPELGLVGQSRLKASRILIVGVGGLGSPAAMYLAAAGIGTLGLCDGDHVDLSNLQRQLLYSSAEVGQKKVEVAARRLETINPDIQIETHPEMLTVENAVDLVRDYDLVIDGSDNFATRYLVTDACVLTARPYVYGSIMRFAGQASLFYPPYGPCYRCLFPRPPAAGVVPNCAEGGVLGVLPGVIGSVQATEAIKLVTGIGESLVGRILTYDALSMRWSELSLARDHGCPLCGDCPSIAAVNTCEVACAPSSGPGDQMEITVQDLHAMKLAAVPFELIDVRTEAEVAICKLEGSKHIPLGELARRLEYLAVDRPLVVHCKGGARSAQAVAQLRDHGYDQAVSLRGGILAWIDTFDPSMARY; via the coding sequence ATGCCATCAAGAAGAGGTACGGATTTGTTCCGGGTAGCCGCTGAAATTGCTCAAAGAGCTGAGAGCGTAACTCTAAACTCAACGGAATTGGCGCGCTATAGCCGTCATGTGCTTTTGCCAGAGCTAGGTTTGGTGGGCCAAAGCCGATTGAAGGCAAGCCGTATCTTAATTGTCGGCGTTGGTGGATTAGGTTCACCGGCCGCGATGTATCTGGCGGCTGCCGGTATAGGTACCTTGGGACTTTGCGATGGCGATCATGTTGACTTGTCAAATCTGCAGCGCCAGTTGCTTTACAGCAGCGCTGAGGTCGGTCAAAAAAAGGTCGAAGTCGCTGCAAGGCGGCTCGAGACCATCAATCCCGATATACAGATCGAGACCCATCCAGAGATGCTGACGGTCGAAAATGCCGTAGATTTGGTCCGGGATTATGACCTTGTCATTGACGGCAGCGACAACTTTGCGACGCGCTACCTAGTGACCGACGCTTGTGTCCTCACTGCCAGGCCCTACGTCTATGGCTCAATCATGCGGTTTGCAGGTCAGGCGTCCCTATTTTATCCCCCATACGGCCCCTGCTATCGCTGCTTATTTCCCCGCCCACCGGCGGCTGGAGTGGTGCCAAATTGTGCTGAGGGCGGCGTTCTAGGGGTATTGCCAGGAGTGATCGGATCCGTGCAAGCGACCGAGGCCATCAAACTCGTGACGGGCATCGGTGAGTCGCTTGTCGGGCGGATTCTGACCTACGATGCCCTCAGTATGCGCTGGTCCGAGCTCAGTCTAGCGCGTGACCATGGATGCCCCCTCTGCGGTGACTGTCCTAGCATCGCGGCCGTAAATACATGTGAAGTTGCCTGTGCCCCAAGCAGCGGGCCTGGAGATCAGATGGAAATCACAGTGCAAGATCTCCATGCCATGAAACTAGCGGCGGTACCATTTGAGCTAATTGATGTACGCACTGAAGCTGAAGTCGCCATTTGCAAGTTGGAGGGTAGTAAACACATCCCTCTTGGTGAACTAGCGCGGCGGCTTGAATATTTGGCTGTTGACCGGCCACTTGTCGTCCATTGCAAAGGAGGCGCTCGCAGTGCTCAGGCCGTCGCCCAACTGCGCGATCATGGCTACGATCAAGCTGTCAGTCTCCGTGGTGGTATATTGGCATGGATCGACACATTTGACCCAAGTATGGCGCGATATTAG
- a CDS encoding bifunctional methylenetetrahydrofolate dehydrogenase/methenyltetrahydrofolate cyclohydrolase: MTIDPSELAKDFRRDVRERLSQLGRRLKLVGFLSTNQTPSKTYASYTKAGCDDVGIDFELTEVPKLELESAIDRANSDPNVHGIIVYYPIFSGEHDRYIKDLVDHRKDIEGLHTYWAKKLYHNDRFVDAAKSKKALLPCTPLAIVKLLTKARTTLGCQPGSLRPLAGATVSVFNRSEVVGRPLAAMLANDGAEVYSFDVDGVLKFSGGLVEEAKITRSVALKASDIVVTGVPSRDFELVSPTEIKAGAICLNFSTLRNFTPDIGEKAGVFIPRVGPMTVAMALRNTLRLYENYHA; encoded by the coding sequence ATAACTATTGATCCTAGTGAACTTGCTAAAGACTTTCGTCGAGACGTCCGCGAGCGCTTATCGCAGCTTGGTCGTCGGCTCAAGTTGGTTGGCTTCCTCTCCACCAACCAAACACCATCAAAGACTTATGCCAGCTACACTAAAGCCGGTTGCGACGATGTCGGCATCGACTTTGAATTGACTGAAGTCCCCAAGCTAGAATTAGAATCTGCGATTGACCGTGCCAATTCCGACCCAAATGTGCATGGCATCATCGTCTATTACCCTATTTTCAGTGGCGAGCATGACCGGTACATCAAGGACCTAGTGGACCATCGCAAGGATATTGAGGGGCTGCATACCTATTGGGCCAAAAAGCTCTACCACAACGATCGTTTCGTCGATGCAGCGAAGAGCAAGAAAGCCCTGCTTCCCTGCACACCGCTTGCCATAGTCAAGCTCCTGACCAAGGCCAGAACCACATTGGGTTGCCAACCAGGAAGTCTTCGACCGCTCGCGGGAGCCACTGTCTCGGTATTTAACCGTAGCGAAGTCGTCGGGCGCCCACTCGCTGCAATGCTTGCCAATGACGGTGCCGAGGTTTACTCATTTGACGTCGATGGCGTGCTGAAGTTTTCTGGAGGTCTCGTCGAAGAAGCGAAGATTACCCGATCAGTCGCCCTCAAAGCCTCTGATATTGTCGTGACGGGAGTACCATCCCGGGATTTTGAGTTGGTTTCACCAACCGAGATCAAAGCGGGGGCTATTTGTCTAAACTTTTCGACCCTACGCAATTTCACACCCGACATTGGGGAAAAGGCGGGTGTTTTCATTCCGAGGGTGGGCCCTATGACTGTCGCTATGGCACTGCGAAACACCCTCAGACTGTATGAGAATTACCATGCCTGA
- a CDS encoding cyclodeaminase/cyclohydrolase family protein: MRITMPDTIGRISVSRYLDTLASDSPAPGGGAVVALMGAQAAGLLAMSLRISVQSEATLKQAAALDAVRTRFLALADADAAAFSAVMEAYKLPADTDAAKSKRKNSIQDAFRQATQVPLQVMNELVALYDEADAVAAAVKATVASDVGVATQLIHAALKSSRYNLWINLKYIQDDSFKTAVSTQSRLILSASKSRRNQLHRRVKSLIQK, translated from the coding sequence ATGAGAATTACCATGCCTGATACCATTGGAAGGATCAGTGTTTCAAGATATTTGGATACACTTGCAAGTGACTCACCCGCACCTGGTGGCGGTGCTGTCGTTGCCCTCATGGGAGCACAGGCAGCCGGTCTCTTAGCGATGTCTCTCCGCATTTCGGTACAAAGCGAGGCGACGCTAAAACAAGCCGCTGCCCTGGACGCTGTACGGACAAGATTCCTGGCCCTTGCCGATGCTGATGCCGCCGCCTTTAGCGCCGTCATGGAGGCTTATAAACTCCCTGCAGATACCGACGCGGCCAAATCCAAGCGGAAAAACTCCATTCAAGATGCTTTCCGCCAGGCAACCCAAGTACCGCTGCAAGTTATGAATGAACTGGTGGCTCTCTATGACGAAGCCGATGCCGTGGCTGCTGCGGTCAAAGCCACGGTGGCAAGTGATGTTGGTGTGGCAACTCAGCTGATTCACGCGGCGCTCAAATCGAGTCGCTACAACCTCTGGATTAATCTTAAATATATCCAGGATGACAGCTTTAAAACTGCGGTATCAACGCAATCCAGACTGATATTGTCGGCCAGCAAATCGCGGCGTAATCAGTTGCACCGCCGTGTTAAAAGCCTCATTCAGAAATAG
- a CDS encoding FAD-dependent oxidoreductase, giving the protein MEPTAVAPSGAENLYDVIVAGGGISGIMAAAKIAVANPHAKILLIDKEPVLGGRLRQGTVELPRPGYGLSAISDSLLNAWQEVLESHGISLDEAALPGQRQHTVAVLAGNRLAHQNIDLWFTAKGARILGGLAAAKHWPEVEEIVRQGAVAATVDDDDDESVESAAEDDSPTPSTPSKAPKSYALSHYWKQTRKAPAAVVLEHFGMAFGIPDVWDSAPEALAQRAGFHSGRLHTGDWSRSIRQLIEQPSFQSAVAVTLANRIVDADWREGTWRINCAQGSFCSKSLVVAQPPWQATSWLKRTLWPPALLQVASKTKPVSAVVLSERIVSSEALDTIPDVTIVPAEKVQIVRDGTDAIYFQATIDFELSLQAPAVVKAVKALKRARKKLQQLYPGAISETSFVALLPVAWAQSPGHTDKRWLTKLNTKNFNTAHLAFCGDAYGSNYDGDSNILRSLALTCEALQFPG; this is encoded by the coding sequence ATGGAACCAACGGCAGTCGCACCCTCGGGTGCAGAAAATTTATACGACGTAATCGTTGCGGGTGGCGGTATCAGCGGCATCATGGCTGCGGCCAAGATCGCCGTAGCGAACCCGCATGCTAAAATTTTACTGATCGACAAAGAGCCCGTGCTCGGGGGACGGTTGCGTCAGGGCACAGTTGAGCTTCCGCGCCCCGGTTATGGCCTCAGCGCGATTTCCGATTCCTTACTCAACGCCTGGCAGGAAGTCCTTGAGAGCCATGGCATCAGCCTTGATGAAGCGGCATTACCCGGGCAACGGCAACACACTGTGGCCGTACTAGCTGGCAATCGTCTTGCGCATCAGAACATAGACTTGTGGTTTACGGCCAAAGGAGCCCGTATTCTTGGGGGCTTGGCAGCGGCTAAACATTGGCCTGAGGTCGAAGAAATTGTAAGGCAGGGGGCTGTGGCTGCTACTGTCGACGATGATGACGATGAATCAGTGGAATCGGCGGCCGAGGACGACTCCCCTACTCCGTCAACTCCCTCCAAGGCCCCTAAATCCTACGCCCTTTCGCATTATTGGAAACAGACGCGTAAGGCTCCAGCAGCGGTTGTACTAGAGCACTTCGGTATGGCTTTTGGTATCCCTGATGTTTGGGATTCAGCGCCAGAGGCCCTGGCGCAGCGTGCGGGGTTTCATAGCGGTAGGTTGCATACGGGTGACTGGTCGCGATCCATACGGCAATTGATCGAACAACCTAGTTTTCAAAGTGCCGTAGCCGTTACCTTGGCCAATCGGATCGTCGATGCAGACTGGCGGGAGGGCACGTGGCGGATCAACTGCGCGCAAGGTAGCTTCTGCTCGAAATCGCTAGTAGTGGCACAGCCACCATGGCAGGCGACCTCATGGCTGAAGCGCACTCTTTGGCCGCCCGCACTCCTGCAAGTCGCAAGTAAGACGAAGCCTGTGAGTGCAGTGGTCCTCTCGGAGCGTATAGTCTCAAGCGAGGCGCTAGATACTATCCCCGATGTCACCATAGTCCCGGCGGAAAAGGTGCAAATCGTCCGTGATGGCACTGATGCCATTTATTTTCAGGCGACGATTGATTTTGAGTTGTCCTTACAAGCTCCGGCCGTTGTTAAGGCTGTTAAGGCTCTGAAGCGAGCGAGAAAAAAGCTTCAGCAACTTTACCCTGGCGCGATTTCGGAGACTAGCTTTGTGGCATTGTTGCCTGTGGCCTGGGCTCAGTCGCCTGGGCATACGGATAAACGCTGGCTCACTAAGTTAAATACCAAGAATTTCAACACGGCTCACCTCGCTTTCTGCGGGGACGCCTACGGGTCGAACTACGATGGTGATAGCAACATACTTCGTTCGCTGGCTTTGACCTGTGAAGCCTTGCAGTTTCCAGGTTAA
- a CDS encoding ABC transporter ATP-binding protein has translation MAASTLEVALSAQGLKKYYGELKAVDDISLTVNHGSCVALLGPNGAGKTTTVEMLEGLLPPDSGEVQILGQSLTKNRRQILERIGVVLQETTLYKRYTVTETVALFASFYKNSLAPEVVINRLHLTDKKDTQLRHLSGGQRQRVYLACALVNDPQLLFLDEPTTGLDPQARRAIWDLVGELKKEGRSILLTTHYMDEAEALADHVLIIDHGKVIAEGTPQQLIRDTCGDTVQQIRHGTLEDVFIKLTGRSIRES, from the coding sequence ATGGCAGCATCTACTCTGGAAGTTGCTCTCAGCGCACAGGGACTAAAAAAATACTATGGTGAGCTGAAGGCGGTAGACGATATCAGTCTTACTGTTAACCATGGAAGCTGCGTAGCCCTGCTCGGCCCTAACGGAGCGGGCAAAACAACAACTGTCGAAATGCTGGAGGGACTGCTTCCCCCCGACTCTGGTGAGGTCCAGATCCTGGGTCAGTCACTGACCAAGAACAGGCGTCAAATTTTGGAGCGGATCGGTGTGGTCTTGCAGGAAACCACCCTATACAAACGTTACACGGTGACCGAGACCGTCGCGCTGTTCGCGAGTTTCTACAAAAACTCCCTAGCCCCTGAAGTGGTCATCAACCGCCTCCATCTCACTGACAAAAAAGACACTCAGCTGAGGCATTTGTCGGGCGGACAGCGTCAACGTGTATACCTAGCTTGTGCGTTAGTTAATGACCCCCAGCTACTTTTCTTGGATGAACCCACTACAGGACTTGACCCGCAGGCACGACGCGCCATCTGGGATTTAGTGGGTGAGCTCAAGAAGGAAGGCCGCAGCATCCTCCTGACGACCCATTACATGGATGAGGCCGAGGCACTGGCTGATCACGTTTTGATCATAGACCATGGTAAGGTCATTGCCGAGGGGACTCCGCAGCAGTTAATCCGCGATACCTGCGGTGACACGGTACAACAAATCAGACATGGAACGCTTGAAGATGTCTTCATCAAACTCACGGGCCGGAGCATACGTGAGAGCTGA
- a CDS encoding ABC transporter permease, which produces MERLKMSSSNSRAGAYVRADMQPISQLAKSRHGNAFLEMCKCRWREFRREPSAFFFVIFMPILWMAILGFAFSGAKKERYGVGWLNTVSADSRTQSIHDALARNDQIRLIEGDEAALSLSMIRGEILVLLAPPTGGRDWHYQLDANNREATRAKTALDDIVQAAAGRQDVIKVAEDYVKVPGTRYIDFLVPGLVALSIMTSSLFGVGATIVVNRRENLLKRYLVTPMQPTAYILSHVVGRSFILIVELAAILVAGFAMFRFQIQGNLISFIFISALGAATFTALAMLCGSRTSNMAVMNGMTNLISVPMMIVAGVWFARSNFPDWIADPAAFLPLTALVDALRRVALEGAGLASVTSNIMILSVYLVGATLAARRWFKWY; this is translated from the coding sequence ATGGAACGCTTGAAGATGTCTTCATCAAACTCACGGGCCGGAGCATACGTGAGAGCTGATATGCAGCCCATATCCCAGCTCGCCAAGTCACGGCACGGCAACGCCTTTCTGGAAATGTGCAAGTGCCGCTGGCGCGAGTTTAGGCGTGAGCCATCGGCTTTCTTCTTTGTCATATTCATGCCGATCCTATGGATGGCTATTTTAGGCTTTGCCTTCTCAGGCGCCAAAAAGGAACGCTACGGAGTTGGGTGGCTCAACACAGTGAGCGCTGATTCCAGGACCCAGAGCATTCATGATGCACTAGCTAGGAACGACCAAATTAGACTGATTGAGGGTGATGAAGCAGCGTTGAGTTTAAGTATGATTCGCGGTGAGATCCTTGTCTTGCTGGCACCGCCGACAGGCGGTAGAGATTGGCACTACCAATTGGACGCCAACAATCGCGAGGCCACTAGGGCAAAAACGGCGCTGGATGATATCGTTCAAGCTGCCGCCGGGCGCCAGGACGTGATTAAGGTGGCCGAGGATTATGTCAAAGTGCCAGGTACGCGTTATATCGATTTTCTAGTCCCTGGACTGGTCGCACTCAGCATCATGACTTCTAGCCTCTTTGGGGTAGGTGCCACAATCGTCGTCAATCGGCGCGAAAATTTATTGAAGCGTTACTTGGTAACCCCCATGCAGCCTACGGCGTATATCTTGTCCCATGTCGTAGGCCGCTCTTTCATTCTTATAGTCGAACTGGCAGCCATACTGGTCGCAGGATTTGCCATGTTTAGGTTTCAGATACAGGGCAACTTGATCAGTTTTATTTTTATTTCCGCATTAGGGGCAGCAACCTTCACTGCGCTAGCCATGCTCTGTGGCTCCAGGACAAGCAATATGGCCGTCATGAATGGCATGACTAATTTGATTAGTGTGCCCATGATGATCGTGGCAGGTGTGTGGTTTGCTCGTTCAAACTTTCCGGATTGGATCGCTGATCCAGCTGCTTTTTTGCCATTAACAGCCCTTGTTGATGCTCTCCGTCGAGTCGCTCTGGAGGGTGCAGGCTTGGCCTCCGTCACATCAAATATTATGATACTATCAGTCTACTTAGTCGGTGCCACATTGGCAGCGCGGCGGTGGTTTAAGTGGTACTAA
- a CDS encoding transporter substrate-binding domain-containing protein yields the protein MKAYAKSKGWCGFQLWALMSLAGLLGFLPDGSSIAHAEDNTPKPVLVNFDDHNAPVMYQENGAAKGLYPEIVSEVFRRLNKPYSFNAIPWNRALSEAYSDRAGVGGVYWSQERATKLDYSAPIYVEKLLVYVRPEHKFVFSKIEDLKGKKLAVTIGTVYGIEFDEAKAKGSLITEENLGDTQNFEKLAQGRVDAVIASEIAGSTLLRQTKLTDKIVALSHPVSVLTVHVAFAKGKHLELIGQINKQLAALRADGSLEKLSKKYNAQR from the coding sequence ATGAAGGCATACGCAAAATCAAAGGGTTGGTGTGGATTTCAGCTGTGGGCATTGATGAGTCTAGCCGGACTCCTAGGCTTTTTACCCGATGGGTCATCTATTGCTCATGCTGAGGACAATACGCCGAAGCCGGTGCTAGTGAACTTCGACGACCACAACGCTCCCGTGATGTATCAGGAAAACGGAGCCGCCAAGGGACTATACCCCGAGATTGTAAGCGAAGTTTTTCGACGCCTGAATAAGCCGTATAGCTTTAATGCTATTCCGTGGAACCGCGCACTATCAGAAGCATACAGTGACCGAGCTGGTGTAGGTGGTGTTTACTGGAGCCAAGAGAGGGCGACGAAACTTGACTATTCAGCGCCAATTTATGTGGAAAAGTTGCTGGTATATGTGCGTCCTGAGCATAAATTTGTCTTCTCTAAAATAGAAGACCTGAAGGGTAAGAAGTTAGCAGTCACCATTGGCACGGTTTACGGTATCGAATTCGATGAAGCCAAAGCTAAAGGCTCATTAATCACAGAGGAAAACCTCGGTGACACGCAAAACTTTGAAAAATTGGCACAGGGTCGCGTCGATGCCGTAATTGCCTCGGAGATCGCTGGTTCCACCTTGCTACGTCAGACGAAATTAACTGACAAAATAGTAGCATTGAGCCATCCCGTATCCGTACTAACGGTTCACGTCGCCTTTGCAAAAGGCAAACACCTAGAACTCATTGGTCAGATTAACAAGCAACTTGCAGCTCTCAGAGCTGACGGTTCTTTAGAAAAACTATCTAAAAAATACAATGCTCAGCGATGA
- a CDS encoding ACT domain-containing protein yields the protein MASYNNFHELRLRALPDDYAVVHLPLSSSPLPSCPAGAPLWSLTVSAVEYSLVLREADTAALQSPGIQVSGSWAAFYLEGPIPFNLTGIIARLTVPLADAKVGCFVVSTFDSDFILIKKDDCGTALNAWQQVGITTV from the coding sequence GTGGCAAGCTACAACAATTTTCATGAACTGCGTCTTAGGGCTCTCCCGGACGATTATGCTGTAGTCCATCTACCGTTGAGCTCCTCTCCCCTACCGTCCTGTCCGGCAGGGGCTCCTCTATGGAGCTTGACGGTCTCTGCAGTTGAGTACTCTTTGGTGCTAAGAGAAGCAGATACGGCCGCACTACAGAGCCCCGGAATTCAGGTCAGCGGGTCTTGGGCGGCCTTTTACTTAGAAGGTCCCATTCCGTTTAACCTTACAGGGATTATTGCGCGGCTTACAGTGCCCCTGGCGGATGCCAAGGTTGGCTGCTTTGTCGTTTCGACGTTTGACAGCGATTTTATCTTGATCAAAAAGGATGATTGCGGCACGGCACTAAATGCGTGGCAGCAAGTGGGCATAACAACTGTATAG